The following proteins are co-located in the Telopea speciosissima isolate NSW1024214 ecotype Mountain lineage chromosome 9, Tspe_v1, whole genome shotgun sequence genome:
- the LOC122639298 gene encoding cold-regulated 413 inner membrane protein 1, chloroplastic-like, with protein sequence MMLSLTLTLPQPSSSLRRDSFPFCSPHLTSSHSQSNKLCSLFNTTHQSNNPLFHPLRFSPKLQQLKTNKRGSGAVCYAAPLSPRTLQWVCTVASAILAVSRGTAVQKSFLVPLFALQAPSSIVSWIKSEYGNWIAFLALLVRLFFFIPGELELPFMALLLMIVAPLQVMNLRGTQEGAIASLVIAAYLAYQHFSRAGSLQSAFDQGSIIATLAVICITVVPCLLLI encoded by the exons atgatgttatctctaacTCTCACCCTCCCgcagccttcctcttctcttcgcAGGGATTCGTTTCCCTTTTGCTCTCCCCACTTGACTTCATCCCATTCTCAGAGTAATAAACTTTGCTCTCTCTTCAACACCACTCATCAATCAAATAACCCTCTTTTTCATCCCCTCAG ATTCTCACCTAAGCTTCAACAATTGAAGACTAACAAGCGTGGATCTGGGGCCGTTTGTTACGCTGCTCCTCTCAGCCCTCGAACCCTACAATGGGTCTGCACCGTCGCCTCCGC GATTCTAGCAGTTTCCAGGGGCACTGCAGTTCAAAAGTCATTTCTTGTTCCTTTGTTTGCTCTACAAGCACCTTCAAGCATAGTTTCATGGATCAA GAGTGAATATGGTAATTGGATTGCATTCTTGGCTCTTCTTGTTCgccttttcttctttatcccTG GTGAACTTGAACTTCCTTTCATGGCATTGCTACTTATGATTGTGGCTCCTCTCCAAGTAATGAACCTAAG AGGAACACAAGAGGGTGCAATTGCTTCTTTAGTGATTGCAGCATACTTGGCTTACCAACATTTCTCACGGGCTGGTAGCTTGCAAAGTGCATTTGACCAAGGATCAATTATTGCCACCTTAGCCGTCATCTGCATCACTGTTGTCCCATGTTTGCTTTTAATCTGA